One genomic window of Eriocheir sinensis breed Jianghai 21 unplaced genomic scaffold, ASM2467909v1 Scaffold65, whole genome shotgun sequence includes the following:
- the LOC126993650 gene encoding uncharacterized protein LOC126993650, whose product MADEQTAGREGLLHGSSPLSGEGLRAGRGSEIAHVAVVSEDGVRRALRHDQGSEAHLISWSRHDFTNKGDNYVAEVTSVSVQYRLGTHTRHASYVLKMRRSHAGSHFDDMVFLKEGKFYTVLLPLLNSELTSAGQEPLRVPRCLHDVWEDHDSQLFLEDLRLRHFKMYDRKKPLSMAHASLTVRELARLHAASVMMLSRQPRETPPLNFLSWDMSNYSQETNSAFEALISGSLQTAGEVAGAAGRKDMQEWFSSLAPRGPSLLTALTHLAPPFDVIGHGDCWVNNLLFREDSEGKPVEVMLVDFQLCRRSSPALDLNYLLFSSLTAAQRSTNLTHLLATYYSSFRAVLTAAVPALICDGQDAREFDFKANSGDHAGDYVLKKRERALRMVTSNPLMRPRLLSLYEDVSRHAPETSMTLRGSEYLSGKSLTVPSFMNRRIMRVRESV is encoded by the exons ATGGCGGACGAGCAAACCGCTGGCAGGGAGGGGTTGCTCCATGGATCTTCCCCCTTGTCGGGTGAGGGACTGCGGGCGGGGCGAGGTTCGGAGATAGCTCACGTAGCGGTGGTGAGCGAGGATGGCGTTCGACGGGCACTGCGGCACGACCAGGGGAGCGAAGCCCACCTGATATCGTGGTCGCGGCACGACTTCACCAACAAGGGCGATAACTACGTGGCGGAGGTGACCAGCGTGAGCGTCCAGTACCGGCTGGGCACCCACACCCGCCACGCCTCCTACGTCCTCAAGATGAGGCGCAGCCACGCCGGCTCCCATTTTGATGATATGGTTTTTCTGAAGGAGGGCAAGTTCTACACGGTTTTGCTGCCTCTGCTCAACTCCGAACTGACGAGTGCGGGTCAGGAGCCCCTACGTGTGCCCCGCTGCCTCCACGACGTCTGGGAGGACCATGACTCCCAGTTGTTCTTGGAGGACTTGCGGCTACGGCACTTTAAAATGTATGATCGCAAGAAGCCGCTGAGTATGGCTCACGCCAGCCTGACGGTGCGGGAGCTGGCCAGACTGCACGCGGCCTCCGTGATGATGCTGTCCAGGCAGCCGCGGGAGACGCCACCCCTCAACTTCCTCTCGTGGGATATGAGCAACTACTCCCAGGAGACCAACAGTGCCTTCGAGGCACTCATCTCTGGCAGTCTCCAGACGGCGGGCGAGGTGGCAGGAGCAGCAGGTCGGAAGGACATGCAGGAATGGTTCAGCAGTCTGGCTCCTCGCGGGCCTTCACTCCTCACCGCCCTCACTCATCTCGCCCCACCCTTTGACGTCATCGGCCACGGGGACTGCTGGGTCAACAACTTGCTATTCAG GGAGGATAGCGAAGGCAAGCCCGTGGAGGTGATGTTGGTAGACTTCCAGCTTTGCCGCCGGTCTTCGCCTGCCCTGGACCTGAACTACCTGTTGTTCAGCAGTCTCACTGCCGCACAGAGATCCACCAACCTCACGCACCTGCTGGCCACCTACTACTCCTCCTTCCGTGCTGTGCTCACTGCTG CTGTTCCCGCCCTCATCTGTGACGGCCAGGACGCCCGGGAGTTCGATTTCAAAGCAAACTCGGGAGACCACGCTGGTGACTACGTCTTGAAAAAGCGTGAGAGAGCCCTCAGGATGGTCACTTCTAACCCTCTGATGCGACCCCGCCTTCTCAGCTTGTACGAGGATGTGAGCCGCCACGCCCCAGAAACCTCCATGACACTTAGAGGCTCTGAGTATTTATCGGGAAAGTCTCTCACTGTTCCTTCGTTTATGAACAGGAGAATCATGCGAGTGCGTGAATCTGTCTGA